In Trichoderma atroviride chromosome 2, complete sequence, one DNA window encodes the following:
- a CDS encoding uncharacterized protein (EggNog:ENOG41): protein MTRSHKYGERDHKGLADGSVSPTEQLPRFFAKSGYVDVDPKKVKKDGNGKGNWGSVGEEVVDENFRFTNARRRSNSFSHHNLSDFKTKFEVNEMDPLYDESLHGPIDEENGDDLSKTDSTESVHSV from the exons A TGACTCGCTCTCACAAGTACGGCGAACGTGACCACAAGGGCCTCGCTGATGGCAGCGTCTCGCCAACAGAACAGCTGCCTCGCTTCTTTGCCAAGAGCGGCTACGTCGACGTTGATCCcaagaaggtgaagaaggacggcaatggcaaaggcaaCTG GGGAAGCGTGGGCGAGGAAGTTGTTGATGAAAACTTCCGCTTCACCAACGCTCGTCGCCGCTCCAACAGCTTTTCCCACCATAACCTCTCCGACTTCAAGACCAAGTTTGAAGTGAATGAAATGGACCCCCTCTACGACGAGTCTCTCCACGGACCCATTGATGAGGAGAATGGAGATGACCTCTCCAAGACCGACTCCACCGAGAGCGTCCACTCCGTCTAA